In one Pseudomonas sp. R84 genomic region, the following are encoded:
- a CDS encoding PQQ-binding-like beta-propeller repeat protein has product MLSATSDRAAPGTVYAQHLLSTWYKNNQALRSHRPWRESSHKDWQAPPTFQRTVSCDERVWSIPGRIADDRILFGCWDNSLQCVRLSDGEPQWRFATQGPVYSSPAVSADGSFVVGCEDHLLRRISRDGECLWTFQAQGPFHASPTIDSARDIVYAGSYDHTLYAVDHASGTLLWKQSFDDQVEDDLYSSPALDGNGNVIVGTDNVLMCFSPEGEERWRITETSRFEGTAAIDHASGRGIIGTEVDGKIIVFNAADGTVLQQFHTDGFVVSCPSLSPEGVAYVGSNDGHVYGIDLHSLKMLWRVNLACEFRYTPFTVLPSGDALFVGTDERLHCLAQHSGQTLWQLEHDTGFHSSPLLTDDGHLVIGSHRNAVHFYQWIR; this is encoded by the coding sequence ATGCTGAGCGCTACCTCGGATCGCGCGGCACCCGGAACGGTGTATGCGCAGCACCTGCTAAGCACCTGGTACAAAAACAACCAGGCGCTGCGCAGTCACAGACCCTGGCGGGAAAGCTCGCACAAGGACTGGCAGGCTCCTCCGACTTTTCAACGCACGGTGTCCTGCGACGAGAGGGTTTGGAGCATTCCCGGCAGGATCGCTGATGACCGGATTCTGTTCGGCTGCTGGGATAACAGCTTGCAGTGCGTACGCTTGAGTGACGGCGAGCCACAGTGGCGGTTTGCGACTCAGGGACCGGTCTACAGCTCGCCAGCCGTGTCGGCAGACGGCAGTTTCGTCGTGGGCTGCGAGGACCATCTGCTACGTCGCATCTCCCGTGACGGCGAATGCCTGTGGACGTTTCAGGCGCAGGGGCCGTTTCACGCCAGCCCGACCATCGACTCGGCCAGGGATATCGTCTACGCCGGCAGCTACGACCATACGCTCTACGCCGTCGATCATGCTTCGGGCACGTTGCTGTGGAAGCAATCCTTCGACGATCAGGTTGAGGACGACCTCTACAGTTCACCGGCACTGGACGGGAACGGCAATGTCATCGTCGGTACGGACAATGTGCTGATGTGCTTCAGCCCCGAAGGCGAGGAGCGCTGGAGAATCACCGAAACCAGCCGGTTTGAAGGCACTGCTGCGATCGACCATGCCTCGGGACGCGGGATCATCGGCACCGAAGTCGACGGCAAGATCATTGTCTTCAATGCTGCCGACGGCACGGTGCTGCAGCAATTTCACACCGACGGTTTCGTGGTGTCCTGCCCGAGCCTGTCGCCCGAAGGTGTGGCGTATGTCGGCAGCAATGACGGTCACGTGTACGGCATTGATCTGCACAGCCTGAAGATGTTGTGGCGGGTCAATCTCGCCTGCGAATTCCGCTACACACCCTTTACCGTGCTGCCAAGCGGCGACGCGTTGTTCGTTGGCACCGACGAGCGCTTGCACTGCCTGGCCCAACATAGCGGACAAACCTTGTGGCAACTGGAGCACGACACGGGATTTCATTCCTCGCCGTTGCTCACGGATGATGGGCACCTGGTGATTGGCTCGCACCGTAACGCTGTGCATTTTTATCAATGGATCCGCTAG
- a CDS encoding class I SAM-dependent methyltransferase, protein MSHEQEVETLFDEWAIEDGAVDMAREHWARVEPVLSALEPSTGRYLEIGPGNGYALEYMARSKFANGYCRAVELSQEMAIICQTKVKNYDNVDIDVESFMNWQPPAGMQFDLIFSMEVFYYFEDITAAIEKAAGLLAPGGELIVMVDYYEESEESQGWEQELEVKLTRWPRSRYLEAFKAAGLQGVSQEEKSGGVQEHGVTLCTRGTKTSTGVAA, encoded by the coding sequence ATGAGTCACGAACAGGAAGTCGAGACGCTCTTCGACGAATGGGCCATCGAGGATGGCGCGGTGGACATGGCCCGCGAGCATTGGGCGCGGGTCGAACCGGTATTGTCCGCGCTTGAACCCTCTACAGGTCGCTACCTGGAGATCGGTCCGGGCAACGGATATGCCCTGGAGTATATGGCCCGCTCGAAGTTTGCCAACGGCTATTGCCGGGCTGTGGAGCTCAGTCAGGAAATGGCGATTATTTGCCAAACCAAGGTCAAGAACTACGACAACGTCGACATCGATGTCGAAAGCTTCATGAACTGGCAGCCGCCGGCGGGCATGCAGTTTGATCTGATATTTTCCATGGAGGTGTTCTATTACTTCGAAGACATCACCGCCGCCATCGAAAAAGCCGCCGGCCTGCTGGCGCCCGGTGGCGAGCTGATTGTCATGGTGGACTATTACGAAGAAAGCGAAGAGTCGCAGGGATGGGAGCAAGAGCTGGAGGTCAAGCTGACACGCTGGCCACGAAGCCGATACCTCGAAGCCTTCAAAGCGGCGGGCCTGCAAGGTGTCAGCCAAGAGGAAAAAAGTGGTGGCGTGCAAGAGCATGGCGTAACGCTGTGCACCCGAGGTACAAAAACCTCGACAGGCGTAGCCGCGTGA
- a CDS encoding ATP-binding cassette domain-containing protein — protein MSKAIELCGISKVYEVYRARDDQSRSLLRYFRREKTYVPAVTDVSFSIDAGEVVGFLGGNGAGKTTTLKMLSGIVRPSAGHLSVLGHDPFKRRAEFLKSIALVMGQKQQLTWDLPALESFHLHGALYDIAPVECRRRIDELCQLLSAGDIIRRPVRKLSLGERMKCELILSLLHRPSILFLDEPTIGLDLEMQVAIRKFLLEYNRESGATIILTSHYMADIEALANRVIVLDQGRVVFDGARQALVKAHVNERQVSLRFSSQVGSDELSVYGTLLSLDSESAELLVPEEQFAATVAQLLANFPVTDISIQTPSLEQAFPRLLLPKEHA, from the coding sequence ATGTCAAAAGCAATCGAGCTGTGTGGTATCAGCAAGGTTTACGAAGTTTACCGGGCCCGTGATGACCAGTCGCGCAGCCTGCTGCGTTACTTTCGTCGCGAGAAGACGTACGTGCCGGCTGTTACGGATGTTTCCTTCTCGATAGACGCGGGTGAGGTGGTTGGCTTTCTCGGCGGTAATGGCGCGGGCAAGACCACCACGCTGAAAATGCTCTCGGGTATCGTGCGACCCAGCGCAGGGCACCTCTCGGTACTGGGCCATGACCCGTTCAAGCGGCGCGCGGAGTTTCTCAAGTCGATCGCGCTGGTCATGGGGCAAAAGCAGCAGTTGACCTGGGATCTGCCAGCGCTGGAGTCCTTCCATCTTCATGGTGCGCTATACGATATTGCGCCTGTCGAATGCAGGCGCCGGATCGATGAGCTGTGCCAGTTGCTGTCCGCCGGCGACATCATTCGGCGTCCAGTCAGGAAGCTGTCGTTGGGCGAACGGATGAAATGCGAGCTCATTCTTTCGCTGCTGCATCGCCCGAGTATCCTGTTTCTCGACGAGCCGACCATCGGCCTTGACCTGGAAATGCAGGTCGCCATTCGCAAATTCCTCCTCGAGTACAACCGCGAGTCTGGCGCCACGATCATTCTCACCTCCCATTACATGGCGGACATCGAGGCATTGGCCAACCGCGTCATTGTGCTGGACCAAGGACGCGTGGTGTTCGATGGCGCACGTCAGGCACTGGTCAAGGCGCACGTCAACGAACGCCAGGTCAGCCTGCGCTTTTCCTCGCAAGTCGGCAGCGACGAACTGAGCGTTTACGGCACTCTGCTCAGCCTGGACAGTGAAAGCGCCGAGCTGCTGGTGCCTGAAGAGCAGTTCGCCGCCACCGTGGCGCAACTGCTGGCGAACTTTCCGGTGACGGACATCTCGATCCAGACGCCATCCCTGGAGCAGGCGTTTCCGCGCCTGTTGCTGCCAAAGGAGCACGCGTGA
- a CDS encoding ABC-2 family transporter protein → MVALASWPGIAGRLLRTSVLVTVVYRAQLFVWLISGVAPLFMMMIWWELSRDKVIGGYAPSDFVAYFLGIYLVRQLTAVWVIFVLNDEIRQGTLSGRLLKPVAPFWFHVAEHLGQMVVRAPIVITVFCIGASLFAIDLAAVAWRLPLFLVSLVLAWIIIFHIYYCVGLLAFWMANSLALDAMVWSMYTVLGGMLIPVDLFPEATRHLVALLPFSASLDFPVKVLIGKAADGDLLQGFAVQLFWVVLLVGLRRRLWRQGLKRFSGAGI, encoded by the coding sequence ATGGTTGCTCTGGCTTCGTGGCCCGGCATCGCCGGGCGCCTGCTGCGCACAAGCGTGCTGGTGACGGTGGTCTACCGGGCGCAGTTGTTTGTCTGGTTGATCAGCGGCGTTGCACCGTTGTTCATGATGATGATCTGGTGGGAGCTGTCTCGGGACAAGGTCATCGGCGGCTATGCGCCCAGTGATTTCGTAGCGTATTTCCTCGGCATCTATCTGGTCAGACAGCTGACTGCCGTATGGGTCATCTTCGTTTTGAACGACGAAATCCGCCAAGGCACGCTGTCCGGTCGCCTGCTGAAACCGGTCGCACCTTTCTGGTTTCATGTGGCGGAGCATTTGGGGCAGATGGTGGTGCGCGCACCGATCGTCATCACCGTGTTCTGCATCGGGGCCTCGTTGTTTGCCATCGACCTGGCAGCGGTCGCCTGGCGATTACCGTTGTTCCTCGTCTCGCTGGTGCTGGCCTGGATCATTATTTTCCATATCTATTACTGCGTCGGCCTGCTTGCGTTCTGGATGGCCAATTCGCTGGCGCTGGATGCAATGGTCTGGTCGATGTACACGGTGCTGGGCGGCATGCTGATTCCGGTCGACCTGTTTCCCGAAGCGACCCGTCATCTGGTGGCGTTGCTGCCGTTTTCTGCCTCACTGGATTTTCCGGTCAAGGTATTGATCGGCAAGGCGGCCGACGGCGATCTGCTGCAGGGTTTCGCGGTGCAGCTGTTCTGGGTGGTGCTGCTGGTGGGGCTGCGCCGAAGGCTGTGGCGCCAAGGGTTGAAGCGTTTTTCGGGGGCCGGCATATGA
- a CDS encoding ABC-2 family transporter protein: MNLRPLKVLLALIRHSMLAELEFRINAVTNALNTVVGMLLALYFLDAMFSEVGSLGGWNLHQVLALFGVALVLEGLLEVWLFPSLHALSEQVRTGDLDYMLVRPVDSQFLVSCSKISLWELPRVLIGLAVVVYAMHSEGALGVGNLAAFLGLMAAGVAIFYSLFLITCTLSIWFVKIGDVWIISYTLMEIARFPVTAFPQTIRMILTFLVPVYFVSNVPVAAAMGMVGWQEVMGALLFAVAFVCLSRVFWLFALRSYSSASS, encoded by the coding sequence ATGAACCTGCGACCGTTGAAAGTGCTGCTGGCCCTGATCAGGCATTCGATGCTTGCGGAGTTGGAATTTCGTATCAATGCCGTCACCAATGCCCTGAACACGGTGGTCGGGATGCTCCTGGCGCTGTACTTCCTCGATGCCATGTTCAGCGAAGTCGGAAGTCTGGGGGGCTGGAACCTGCATCAGGTACTCGCGCTGTTCGGCGTGGCCCTGGTGCTGGAAGGTTTGCTTGAGGTCTGGCTGTTTCCCAGCCTGCACGCGCTGTCGGAGCAAGTGCGCACCGGGGATCTGGACTACATGCTGGTGCGCCCGGTCGACAGCCAGTTTCTGGTGTCATGCTCGAAAATCAGCCTTTGGGAACTGCCTCGTGTATTGATCGGGCTTGCGGTCGTTGTGTATGCGATGCACAGCGAAGGTGCGCTAGGGGTGGGCAATCTCGCGGCGTTTCTGGGGTTGATGGCGGCAGGAGTGGCGATCTTCTACTCGTTGTTTCTGATCACCTGCACCTTGTCGATCTGGTTTGTGAAGATTGGTGATGTCTGGATCATCAGCTACACGCTCATGGAGATCGCGCGGTTTCCGGTCACGGCGTTTCCGCAGACGATCCGCATGATCCTGACGTTTCTGGTCCCGGTGTATTTCGTTTCGAATGTCCCGGTAGCAGCGGCCATGGGCATGGTCGGCTGGCAGGAGGTCATGGGCGCGCTGCTTTTTGCCGTCGCGTTTGTTTGTCTGTCACGGGTGTTCTGGCTGTTTGCGCTGCGTTCCTATAGCAGTGCCAGCAGCTAG
- a CDS encoding amidohydrolase family protein — protein MSRYSGPVFDAHVHTEFARADSLQAFKALQARFDIRASVTDSHNPGCDAGQLQALGVTRCAVIAQPEWSPESLAQDLACGVYGAIKINLGFMHVHADDHRLMPLYTLARQFDVPVLFHSGDTGWHRSKLKYAHPLSLDEVIVDHPDVNFVLVHSANPWFTDAAVLAAKNHNVWLELSSIIEGSLSDVSQATLGRLMVEPIRWMLDYTGKPERFLFGSGWPSVDYPGYVAACASAIDEQHHRQVFFDNAARLFKWPGEGEPTCDARS, from the coding sequence ATGAGTCGTTATTCCGGGCCTGTTTTCGATGCGCACGTGCATACCGAATTTGCGCGGGCGGACAGTCTGCAAGCTTTCAAGGCGCTGCAAGCGCGCTTCGACATCCGCGCATCCGTAACGGATTCGCATAACCCCGGTTGCGATGCCGGGCAGTTGCAGGCGCTAGGCGTGACCAGGTGCGCGGTCATCGCTCAGCCTGAGTGGTCGCCAGAGTCGCTGGCGCAGGACCTGGCGTGCGGTGTCTATGGGGCCATCAAAATCAATCTGGGATTCATGCATGTTCATGCTGACGATCACAGGCTCATGCCGCTGTACACCCTGGCGCGCCAGTTTGATGTCCCGGTGCTGTTCCACAGTGGCGACACAGGCTGGCATCGCTCCAAGCTCAAGTACGCCCACCCGCTCAGTCTGGACGAGGTCATCGTCGACCATCCGGACGTGAATTTCGTTCTGGTTCACAGCGCTAACCCGTGGTTTACCGATGCCGCTGTGCTGGCGGCGAAAAACCACAACGTCTGGCTCGAACTCAGTTCGATCATCGAAGGTTCGCTAAGCGACGTTTCGCAAGCCACGCTTGGTCGGTTGATGGTCGAACCGATCCGCTGGATGCTCGATTACACCGGCAAACCGGAGCGGTTCCTCTTCGGTTCGGGCTGGCCCAGCGTCGATTACCCTGGGTACGTGGCCGCGTGCGCCAGTGCCATCGACGAGCAGCACCACCGGCAGGTGTTCTTTGACAACGCCGCACGGCTGTTCAAGTGGCCGGGCGAAGGGGAGCCGACATGCGACGCGCGCTCCTGA
- a CDS encoding M20/M25/M40 family metallo-hydrolase, with amino-acid sequence MTPWQGRRGLFQSVPLGCATVRSDAKSCRAIIQGDTRYNLEQDDELLIRSQQTRVSLDHAPLVFVGYGIVAAQFDWDDYAGLDVVGKVVVVLPNDPGRNSPEGELFLGQRMSYYGRWEYKYEEAARQGAAGVIIVHTDELFGSAFHLVQDEMRRPFRFLPHAVRSRLDFEGFCSERFARRLLADGGVDLDAFIAAPRPMAGRLCRLDAHLQLRLDCDIGIRHCRNVLAMQKGRLFPRQCVLFCAHLDHLGKTADGSGYYPGAVDNAIGVAVLLELARRLADSTPLRRTVLFAWTSAEEVGMHGSARVAQLIRETGLEVVAALNVDGFVPIGRTRDLFLVDGDQSDLPNAFVSAAHTLGRTISLDEEPSAGYFFRSDQASFARIDIPTVQVSTGSDLLKGGVEEGMKRHDFYDSNTYHHTSDRFNRYWDFASVIADVDVLDETLHLLGDSSMRPALRRR; translated from the coding sequence TTGACGCCCTGGCAGGGCCGCCGGGGCCTGTTCCAGTCAGTCCCCCTCGGTTGCGCCACGGTGCGATCCGATGCGAAAAGCTGCCGGGCGATCATTCAGGGTGATACCCGCTACAACCTCGAACAGGACGATGAACTGCTGATCCGCTCACAGCAAACCAGGGTTTCGCTCGACCACGCGCCTTTGGTGTTTGTCGGCTATGGCATTGTCGCAGCGCAGTTTGACTGGGACGATTACGCCGGACTGGATGTCGTTGGCAAAGTGGTCGTGGTGTTGCCCAACGATCCCGGACGCAACAGCCCGGAAGGCGAACTGTTCCTCGGCCAACGCATGAGTTACTACGGGCGCTGGGAGTACAAATACGAGGAAGCGGCCCGCCAAGGTGCGGCGGGCGTAATCATCGTCCACACCGATGAACTGTTCGGCAGCGCGTTTCATCTGGTGCAGGACGAAATGCGCCGGCCGTTTCGCTTTCTTCCGCACGCGGTGCGCAGTCGGCTGGATTTCGAAGGGTTCTGCAGCGAAAGGTTCGCACGGCGATTGCTAGCTGACGGCGGTGTTGACCTTGATGCATTCATCGCCGCACCCAGGCCAATGGCGGGGCGCCTGTGCCGTCTCGATGCACACCTGCAACTGCGGCTCGATTGCGACATTGGCATCCGGCATTGTCGGAATGTGCTGGCGATGCAAAAGGGCCGACTGTTTCCCCGCCAATGTGTCCTGTTCTGCGCGCACCTGGATCACCTAGGCAAAACCGCCGACGGCAGCGGTTATTACCCGGGCGCTGTCGATAACGCGATCGGTGTGGCGGTCTTGCTTGAGCTGGCCAGACGTCTGGCCGACTCCACGCCGCTGCGGCGCACGGTACTCTTTGCCTGGACGTCTGCTGAAGAGGTCGGCATGCACGGTTCCGCACGGGTCGCACAGTTGATCCGCGAGACGGGGCTGGAGGTGGTGGCGGCGCTTAACGTCGATGGTTTCGTACCGATTGGCAGAACCCGTGATCTGTTTCTGGTGGACGGCGATCAGTCCGATTTGCCCAATGCCTTTGTCAGTGCCGCCCACACCCTGGGGCGCACAATCAGTCTCGATGAAGAGCCTTCGGCGGGATATTTTTTCCGCTCCGATCAGGCGAGTTTTGCCAGGATTGATATCCCCACGGTGCAGGTGAGCACCGGCAGCGACTTGCTCAAAGGAGGCGTTGAGGAAGGCATGAAGCGGCATGATTTCTATGACTCGAATACCTACCACCACACATCCGATAGGTTCAACCGCTACTGGGATTTTGCCAGCGTCATTGCCGATGTCGACGTCCTTGACGAAACCCTGCATCTGCTCGGCGATTCTTCAATGCGTCCGGCGCTGCGCAGGCGTTAA